The genome window AACCCGATCCCTCTATCCGTCGCAGTCGCACCAGATGGGCCCCGCAGCCGAGCTTCTCCCCGATGTCGTGGACAAGCGTCCGGATGTAGGTCCCCGGCGAACAGATGACGTCGAAGGACGCGCTGGGCGGATCTTCGGTGAAGTCGGTCACATCGAGCCGATGGATCGTGACCGGGCGCGGCCGGCGCTCGACCTCTTCGCCTCTCCGAGCCTTCTTGTAGAGCCGCTCGCCGCCCACCTTGACGGCAGAGACCATCGGGGGGACCTGTTCGATGTCGCCGACGAAAGTCTGCGCCACCGCGTCGAGCGACGCCCTATCGATGTCGACGGGTCGCTCCCGGACCACCTCACCGGACGCATCCTGCGTGGTCGTCGTGGTGCCGAACGAGGCCATCGCCACGTACCTCTTCGGACCGTCCTGCGCATACGACAGGAGCCGGGTGGCGGTGCCGAGACCGAGCACGAGGATCCCGGTCGCGTCCGGATCGAGCGTTCCGGCATGTCCGACCTTCTTCGTCCCGAA of Actinomycetota bacterium contains these proteins:
- the truB gene encoding tRNA pseudouridine(55) synthase TruB: MTPNGILVIDKPPGMTSHDVVDRVRKVFGTKKVGHAGTLDPDATGILVLGLGTATRLLSYAQDGPKRYVAMASFGTTTTTQDASGEVVRERPVDIDRASLDAVAQTFVGDIEQVPPMVSAVKVGGERLYKKARRGEEVERRPRPVTIHRLDVTDFTEDPPSASFDVICSPGTYIRTLVHDIGEKLGCGAHLVRLRRIEGSGFSEGDAVTLEALSPDHLRPVLEVVRSLPRLEVDEDARRLVSDGRPLVADAELPEAQPVALVCDDRLLAIYKRRGLQLIAEKVLPT